A genomic stretch from Kovacikia minuta CCNUW1 includes:
- a CDS encoding S1 family peptidase has product MSDILIKESNPYLMAVPRFRLACLFLVLVAVQWRYVRSVTATSSAQLSDSAGVTRTDPQQKEQEPERESSPSETLPVDPDSVRVSAGRGMGSGSIVSSDGLVLTNSHVVEGSRTVQVQLYQNRRPFKTVSGVVLRKTDRFREAPDFALVKLRMEGTFPYLKRCSGISELSKIQIVGFPIGTFDPVIKKGVVASLAGSPKSNQLMVRVRVQPGNSGGPMLDSEGRLCGVVTAQLGGGGNPNQGSNIAGVQSIQSINQFLAKDN; this is encoded by the coding sequence ATGAGTGATATACTCATTAAAGAGAGTAATCCCTACCTGATGGCTGTCCCCCGGTTCCGTCTAGCCTGTTTATTCCTGGTTCTTGTAGCAGTGCAATGGCGATATGTTCGCTCCGTTACTGCTACTTCATCTGCTCAGTTGAGTGATTCTGCTGGAGTCACCCGTACCGACCCTCAGCAGAAAGAGCAAGAACCTGAACGGGAATCTTCGCCTTCGGAGACTCTTCCAGTTGATCCTGATTCAGTCAGGGTGAGTGCAGGTCGTGGAATGGGGTCAGGTTCGATTGTTTCATCTGATGGACTTGTGCTGACGAACTCTCATGTCGTTGAGGGTTCTAGAACCGTACAGGTTCAGCTCTATCAGAATAGACGACCTTTTAAGACTGTTTCAGGTGTTGTACTAAGGAAAACAGATCGTTTCCGGGAAGCCCCAGATTTTGCCCTGGTTAAGCTCAGAATGGAAGGAACTTTCCCCTACCTTAAAAGATGCTCTGGTATTTCAGAACTTTCCAAGATTCAGATTGTCGGGTTCCCGATTGGGACTTTCGATCCGGTTATAAAAAAAGGAGTTGTTGCCTCTTTAGCGGGTAGCCCGAAAAGCAATCAGCTTATGGTCAGGGTTCGGGTTCAGCCTGGGAACTCTGGCGGCCCAATGCTTGATTCAGAGGGTAGGCTTTGCGGAGTTGTCACAGCCCAACTGGGAGGGGGAGGCAATCCCAACCAGGGTAGTAATATCGCTGGTGTTCAAAGTATCCAGTCAATCAATCAGTTTTTAGCTAAAGATAATTAA
- a CDS encoding DUF4406 domain-containing protein — protein sequence MKYIAYIGGPYRATESVQTSINIDKSREAALELWEKGYAPLCPHLNSAHFEWYLNLEDKEYLEAYLSMLARCDLLVLIPGWEKSEGTLAEKELAESINIPVFELGNVPSVVEFEKLALSGWDLKEITRRWIVTSSILNSQFVRDHINELKAQLYERHPFLKRENFQLRESFRPE from the coding sequence ATGAAATACATTGCCTACATTGGTGGCCCCTATCGAGCAACCGAGTCTGTTCAAACGTCAATCAATATTGATAAGTCGAGAGAAGCAGCCCTTGAACTTTGGGAGAAAGGTTACGCTCCACTTTGTCCTCACCTCAACTCTGCCCATTTTGAATGGTATCTAAATCTGGAAGATAAAGAGTATCTGGAAGCTTACCTTTCAATGCTTGCCAGGTGTGATCTACTTGTTTTGATTCCCGGATGGGAAAAGAGTGAAGGCACTTTAGCCGAGAAGGAACTCGCTGAGTCAATTAATATTCCTGTTTTCGAGTTAGGTAATGTTCCATCTGTCGTTGAGTTTGAAAAGCTTGCTTTAAGTGGGTGGGATCTGAAGGAAATTACTCGCAGATGGATTGTTACCTCCAGTATTCTAAACAGTCAGTTTGTTCGTGATCATATCAACGAACTGAAGGCTCAACTTTACGAAAGACATCCTTTTCTAAAGCGGGAAAACTTTCAATTGCGAGAATCGTTTAGACCGGAATAA
- a CDS encoding DUF3850 domain-containing protein yields MTQHRLKTWTIFFNQVVQGSKTFEIRLNDRNFKIGDTLLLMEYDPLKKAVKNRTFAVKVTYILSLKCFLDIKGWRWQIARVIVPDLVVMAIQPISSQTDTL; encoded by the coding sequence ATGACTCAACATAGGCTTAAAACCTGGACGATATTTTTCAATCAGGTTGTTCAAGGTAGTAAAACTTTTGAGATTCGCTTGAATGATCGCAACTTTAAGATTGGGGACACTCTTCTTTTGATGGAGTATGACCCACTTAAAAAGGCTGTAAAAAACAGAACATTTGCTGTCAAGGTTACTTATATTCTTTCTTTGAAATGCTTTCTTGACATCAAGGGTTGGAGATGGCAAATAGCCAGAGTCATTGTTCCCGATCTGGTTGTAATGGCGATTCAACCAATTTCTAGTCAAACCGATACCCTTTAA
- a CDS encoding spermine/spermidine synthase domain-containing protein, whose amino-acid sequence MNLPTDNSIPFSEDFKFPNSGSLLVFEASSYQAWADNYLPQVSSLSPFTGFDLSQDKDFIQIGDCVLLRRLFETHYLQTHSSFGGLFSSPLKEPIKRRATLKLFQGSKLAQVAFSEAVCIPVLAKKNNLKDVWMSLTPMEVATCRSGIHRANGNVLIAGMGLGWMTRRILQRKQVKSVTVVEINPDILQFFGSPLKSEFSQLDLVNQNVWNFLENSSHSFDSYIFDIWGKYGEASDDDRFQHLKNWARKENKRIWGWGDVANTPSSF is encoded by the coding sequence ATGAACCTTCCAACTGATAACTCTATTCCATTCTCTGAAGACTTTAAGTTTCCCAATTCTGGAAGCCTATTGGTTTTTGAGGCTTCTTCTTATCAGGCATGGGCTGATAATTATCTTCCTCAAGTGTCTTCTTTAAGTCCTTTTACTGGATTTGATTTATCTCAGGATAAGGATTTTATTCAAATTGGGGATTGTGTTCTACTACGAAGGCTCTTTGAAACCCACTATCTTCAAACCCATTCTTCTTTTGGTGGACTGTTCTCTTCTCCCTTGAAAGAACCAATAAAAAGACGTGCAACCTTGAAGCTATTTCAGGGTTCAAAGCTTGCTCAGGTCGCATTTTCCGAGGCTGTCTGTATTCCTGTTTTAGCCAAGAAAAACAATCTTAAAGATGTCTGGATGTCTTTAACTCCAATGGAAGTTGCAACTTGCAGAAGTGGAATTCACAGGGCTAATGGAAACGTTTTAATTGCCGGGATGGGATTGGGATGGATGACCCGTCGAATCTTACAAAGGAAACAGGTTAAGTCTGTTACTGTCGTTGAAATCAACCCAGATATTCTTCAATTTTTTGGATCACCCTTAAAGTCTGAATTTTCTCAATTAGATCTTGTCAATCAGAATGTTTGGAATTTTCTGGAGAATTCCTCTCATTCTTTTGACAGTTACATTTTTGACATCTGGGGAAAGTATGGAGAAGCAAGTGATGACGACAGATTTCAACATCTAAAAAACTGGGCTAGGAAAGAAAACAAACGGATTTGGGGATGGGGAGATGTTGCCAACACTCCCTCTTCTTTTTGA